From the genome of Porphyromonadaceae bacterium W3.11:
ATATCGTCGATTTCGATATGGATGGCGACTCCATGATCGTGGTTAAGTATGTACAAAGGGTAGATGGAGAGGAGGACAGAATCCTACTAACTTCGGAAAATGAGAGGTACCAACCGATGTATATATCATTGGAGCAAGTGAGGCACATCGCACTCGTAAAGGTATCCGTATCCTTTCATACCATAGCATAATACAAACGACTCGTACCTATGGAAATTCACAAAAACAGGCACAACAAAGCATATACAACTAATATACAGTATGTTAAGCCATTTTTTCGAGAAAAAGTGTGTATTTTGTGGGGGTACTTAGTGGGTACCTTAAAACCATATTTCACCCGTTTACGTCTTCAAAAGGTGCATTTGTCCATATCATACTTACCCAATTTGTGCGCTCAACTGCGTACCCTACCGCATACCCTACAATCCCATTTCGTTTTGATTTAACAATTAAAAGTGCATACCCTACTGCATACCCTACTGCATACCCAAGGGCAAAAAACACCGCTCGAGCATCCTCCGACCACCCCTCGATCACCACTAAAACACACCTCTAAATTCCCCCACATTCGAGCAATTCGACCACCACTGGGATCGGACATAATAAAAAGCGAAAAGCCAGCACACAAGCCAGCTTTCCGCCCTTTTTACCCACAATTACGATGCTATTTCAATGCTCCAGCATCACCCGATTAACATTTACTCGACCATCCTTCGACCATCCACCCCCAAAATTAACCCAAAATCAACCAAAATAAACATTTCGTTTTCTCCATCACCTCTCCATCATTCCATCATAACCCACTATCATATAAACACATACGACCCCTAAACCCCTATATTATCCAAGTACGCTTCGTTCCCTCCCCCCTATTTATTGTACTCTATTTATATTCACTTTTTCTTTTTGGGGATTCTCCCAAGATATTCCAGCCCCTTTTGCTGTATTGGATCAAGCTCAGATAGAGGTAAAATATAGATTTGAGATGCAAAAGAAAGTCATGGGGGCTTCATCTATGGTTGACACTATGATCTTATTGAGCGGTGAAAAGTATTCTCTATCGTATATGTATAGCACCTATTACTCGGATTCAATTAAAAATTCTCTAGATGGAGACAAAATAATACTTCAACAATTCAAGAAAGGGATGCAAGAGAAGAATGCGTCACTCTTTATTGAACCTCATACACTGCCTGAATATGTTTATATAGATTGGACTAATAGACAAGTAACAGTGTATGAGAGTAAAAATTTTTATGTTCCAGTCCTATATGAAGAACCATTAGAGCAGATATCCTGGATAATTAAGGATTCTGACACTAAGTCAATCGCTGGTTATGTCGCATGTAGAGCGGTCTGCGATTTTCGTGGTCGCAAGTTTGAAGCTTGGTTTACTAAAGATCTTCCATCTGACATAGGTCCTTGGAAATTCGAGGGTTTGCCAGGTGTAATTCTAGAGATCTATGATGATGCCAAAGAGTTTGTATGGACAGCGATTGATGTCAAGACCCACTTGGAAAATCCTATTCCTATTCGTTGGATTCAATTTTTCGATACTCCCTTTACAAAAGTTGATCGAATCTCGTATCTTAAGGATCTTCGTCAGATGTTAGAGGGTGGAGCAATAGAAAAGAATCAAACGATTCAGACGATAATACAATCTGGGGTTAGGACTCGTTATAGACAACGGAGAGCAAAATCTCTAGAGCATGACTTTCTCGAGTGTGATTATATAGGTGATGATCATCGTATTGATTCCCTCTCATCCACAACCTCTCCTATTGAACATAGCCAGGATTCTTTGAGCATTCCTGGGCAGCCCTCTTCTGACCACTTACTATTGAAATATCAGTACATATACCAAAAGGACACTCTAAATGGTTCAACATTCCGACCAGATATCCATATAATGCAGATCTATCCAGATAAGTCTGTTTACTATAGCCTTAGAACTTATGAGATGAAGAGTGTCTATGGTAGTAAAGAAGGTCGGAAAAAATGGCAAGAGCTATTTCAAAAAGGAATGACAAAGGTTAATGCTGGCGGCTCCCTTCTTGATTTTATGAA
Proteins encoded in this window:
- a CDS encoding GLPGLI family protein, which translates into the protein MYCTLFIFTFSFWGFSQDIPAPFAVLDQAQIEVKYRFEMQKKVMGASSMVDTMILLSGEKYSLSYMYSTYYSDSIKNSLDGDKIILQQFKKGMQEKNASLFIEPHTLPEYVYIDWTNRQVTVYESKNFYVPVLYEEPLEQISWIIKDSDTKSIAGYVACRAVCDFRGRKFEAWFTKDLPSDIGPWKFEGLPGVILEIYDDAKEFVWTAIDVKTHLENPIPIRWIQFFDTPFTKVDRISYLKDLRQMLEGGAIEKNQTIQTIIQSGVRTRYRQRRAKSLEHDFLECDYIGDDHRIDSLSSTTSPIEHSQDSLSIPGQPSSDHLLLKYQYIYQKDTLNGSTFRPDIHIMQIYPDKSVYYSLRTYEMKSVYGSKEGRKKWQELFQKGMTKVNAGGSLLDFMNNLPRLGDQELIIKGDSPEFMKVYDTIGNEQYFYEDEVHLDWTLSDSIKVVLGYECQMATTTFRGRTWVAWFAYEIPVSNGPWKLYGLPGLICEAYDIQKQYYYMLTGLEQKKALLDYEVLIDKSASSIEREKLQKSKVLYSQSGGELSLLGTSSKQNNYPKQKEIE